One Streptomyces sp. NBC_01237 genomic region harbors:
- a CDS encoding PH-like domain-containing protein produces MTTLTPLYQLAAEQKSAEVTDWSARISWVLGLLVLVAFVYWLMRQGWKWRATLQSGLPELATTPDGFADDEPLLTLTGRYHASTTAGQWLDRIVAHGLGTRSRVELTLTTQGLDVVRPGAAGFFVPAAALREARLDKALAGKVLPEGGLLIITWAHGDQLIDSGFRSDHAAEHQAWADAVNHLTSTTEGTAR; encoded by the coding sequence GTGACAACACTCACCCCCCTGTACCAGCTGGCCGCCGAACAGAAGTCGGCCGAAGTGACCGACTGGTCCGCCCGCATCAGCTGGGTCCTCGGACTGCTCGTCCTGGTCGCCTTCGTCTACTGGCTGATGCGCCAGGGCTGGAAGTGGCGCGCCACCCTCCAGTCCGGCCTGCCGGAACTCGCCACCACCCCGGACGGGTTCGCGGACGACGAGCCGCTGCTGACCCTCACCGGCCGCTACCACGCCTCGACGACCGCCGGGCAGTGGCTCGACCGGATCGTCGCGCACGGCCTGGGCACCCGCAGCAGGGTCGAGCTCACGCTCACCACGCAGGGCCTGGACGTCGTACGCCCCGGCGCGGCCGGATTCTTCGTGCCGGCCGCCGCCCTGCGCGAGGCCCGCCTCGACAAGGCGCTCGCGGGCAAGGTCCTCCCCGAGGGCGGCCTGCTGATCATCACCTGGGCGCACGGCGACCAGCTGATCGACTCGGGATTCCGCTCCGACCACGCGGCCGAACACCAGGCCTGGGCGGACGCCGTCAACCACCTCACCAGCACTACGGAAGGCACCGCACGATGA
- the carB gene encoding carbamoyl-phosphate synthase large subunit: MPKRSDIQSVLVIGSGPIVIGQAAEFDYSGTQACRVLKAEGLRVILVNSNPATIMTDPEIADATYVEPITPEFVEKIIAKERPDALLPTLGGQTALNTAISMHENGVLEKYGVELIGANVEAINKGEDRDLFKGVVEAVKAKIGYGESARSVICHTMDDIIKGVDTLGGYPVVVRPSFTMGGAGSGFAHDEEELRRIAGQGLTLSPTTEVLLEESILGWKEYELELMRDKNDNVVVVCSIENFDPMGVHTGDSITVAPAMTLTDREYQRLRDIGIAIIREVGVDTGGCNIQFAIDPTDGRVIVIEMNPRVSRSSALASKATGFPIAKIAAKLAVGYTLDEIPNDITEKTPASFEPTLDYVVVKAPRFAFEKFPSADSTLTTTMKSVGEAMAIGRNFTEALQKALRSLEKKGSQFAFTGEPGDKTELLAEAVRPTDGRINTVMQAIRAGATQEEVFDATKIDPWFVDQLFLIKEIADELAAAERLDGDLIAEAKRHGFSDAQIAEIRGLREEVVREVRHALGIRPVYKTVDTCAAEFAANTPYFYSSYDEESEVASRTKPAVIILGSGPNRIGQGIEFDYSCVHASFALSDAGYETVMVNCNPETVSTDYDTSDRLYFEPLTLEDVLEIVHAESLAGPIAGVIVQLGGQTPLGLSQALKDNGVPVVGTPPEAIHAAEDRGAFGRVLAEAGLPAPKHGTATTFAEAKAIADEIGYPVLVRPSYVLGGRGMEIVYDEIRLSSYIAESTEISPTRPVLVDRFLDDAIEIDVDALYDGTELYLGGVMEHIEEAGIHSGDSACALPPITLGGYDIKRLRASTEGIAKGVGVRGLINIQFALSGDILYVLEANPRASRTVPFTSKATAVPLAKAAARISLGATVAELREEGLLPKTGDGGTLPLDAPISVKEAVLPWSRFRDIHGRGVDTVLGPEMRSTGEVMGIDSVFGTAYAKSQAGAYGPLPTEGRAFISVANRDKRSMIFPARELVAHGFELFATSGTAEVLRRNGIHATVVRKQSEGEGPNGERTIVQLIHDGEVDLIVNTPYGTGGRLDGYEIRTAAVARSVPCLTTVQALAAAVQGIDALNHGDVGVRSLQEHAEHLTAARD, encoded by the coding sequence GTGCCTAAGCGCTCCGATATCCAGTCCGTCCTGGTCATCGGCTCCGGCCCGATCGTCATCGGCCAGGCCGCCGAATTCGACTACTCCGGTACCCAGGCGTGCCGCGTCCTCAAGGCCGAGGGCCTGCGCGTCATCCTGGTGAACTCCAACCCGGCGACGATCATGACCGACCCGGAGATCGCCGACGCCACGTACGTCGAGCCGATCACCCCCGAGTTCGTCGAGAAGATCATCGCCAAGGAGCGCCCCGACGCGCTCCTCCCCACGCTGGGCGGCCAGACCGCGCTCAACACCGCGATCTCCATGCACGAGAACGGTGTCCTGGAGAAGTACGGCGTCGAGCTCATCGGCGCCAACGTCGAGGCCATCAACAAGGGCGAGGACCGCGACCTCTTCAAGGGCGTCGTGGAGGCCGTCAAGGCGAAGATCGGTTACGGCGAGTCCGCCCGCTCCGTCATCTGCCACACCATGGACGACATCATCAAGGGTGTCGACACGCTCGGCGGCTACCCCGTCGTCGTCCGCCCCTCCTTCACCATGGGCGGCGCCGGCTCCGGCTTCGCCCACGACGAGGAGGAGCTGCGCCGTATCGCCGGACAGGGCCTCACGCTCTCCCCGACCACCGAGGTGCTCCTGGAGGAGTCCATCCTCGGCTGGAAGGAGTACGAGCTGGAGCTGATGCGCGACAAGAACGACAACGTCGTGGTCGTCTGCTCCATCGAGAACTTCGACCCCATGGGCGTCCACACGGGTGACTCGATCACCGTCGCCCCGGCGATGACGCTCACCGACCGCGAGTACCAGCGGCTGCGCGACATCGGCATCGCGATCATCCGTGAGGTCGGCGTCGACACCGGCGGCTGCAACATCCAGTTCGCCATCGACCCGACCGACGGCCGGGTCATCGTCATCGAGATGAACCCGCGGGTCTCCCGCTCCTCGGCGCTCGCCTCCAAGGCCACCGGCTTCCCGATCGCCAAGATCGCCGCCAAGCTGGCCGTCGGCTACACGCTCGACGAGATCCCGAACGACATCACCGAGAAGACCCCGGCCTCCTTCGAGCCGACCCTCGACTACGTCGTGGTCAAGGCCCCGCGCTTCGCCTTCGAGAAGTTCCCCTCCGCCGACTCCACCCTCACCACCACCATGAAGTCGGTGGGCGAGGCCATGGCGATCGGCCGGAACTTCACCGAGGCGCTGCAGAAGGCCCTGCGCTCCCTGGAGAAGAAGGGCTCGCAGTTCGCCTTCACCGGTGAGCCCGGCGACAAGACCGAGCTGCTGGCCGAGGCCGTCCGCCCGACCGACGGCCGGATCAACACCGTCATGCAGGCGATCCGGGCCGGCGCCACCCAGGAAGAGGTCTTCGACGCCACGAAGATCGACCCCTGGTTCGTCGACCAGCTCTTCCTGATCAAGGAGATCGCCGACGAGCTGGCCGCCGCCGAGCGCCTGGACGGCGACCTGATCGCCGAGGCCAAGCGGCACGGCTTCTCCGACGCACAGATCGCCGAGATCCGCGGCCTGCGCGAGGAGGTCGTACGCGAGGTCCGCCACGCCCTCGGTATCCGCCCGGTCTACAAGACCGTTGACACGTGCGCCGCCGAGTTCGCCGCGAACACGCCGTACTTCTACTCCTCCTACGACGAGGAGAGCGAGGTCGCGAGCCGCACCAAGCCCGCCGTGATCATCCTGGGCTCGGGACCCAACCGGATCGGCCAGGGCATCGAGTTCGACTACTCGTGCGTCCACGCCTCCTTCGCGCTGAGCGACGCGGGCTACGAGACCGTGATGGTCAACTGCAACCCCGAGACCGTCTCCACCGACTACGACACCTCCGACCGGCTGTACTTCGAGCCGCTGACGCTGGAGGACGTGCTGGAGATCGTGCACGCCGAGTCGCTGGCGGGCCCCATCGCCGGTGTCATCGTCCAGCTCGGCGGCCAGACCCCGCTGGGCCTCTCGCAGGCGCTGAAGGACAACGGCGTGCCCGTCGTCGGTACGCCCCCGGAGGCGATCCACGCCGCCGAGGACCGCGGCGCCTTCGGCCGGGTCCTCGCCGAGGCCGGACTGCCCGCGCCCAAGCACGGCACCGCCACCACGTTCGCCGAGGCCAAGGCCATCGCCGACGAGATCGGCTACCCCGTCCTCGTACGCCCCAGCTATGTGCTCGGCGGACGCGGCATGGAGATCGTGTACGACGAGATCCGCCTCTCCTCGTACATCGCCGAGTCCACCGAGATCAGCCCCACCCGGCCGGTCCTGGTCGACCGCTTCCTCGACGACGCGATCGAGATCGACGTCGACGCGCTCTACGACGGCACCGAGCTGTACCTCGGCGGCGTCATGGAGCACATCGAGGAGGCCGGTATCCACTCCGGCGACTCGGCCTGCGCACTGCCCCCGATCACGCTCGGCGGCTACGACATCAAGCGGCTGCGCGCCTCCACCGAGGGCATCGCCAAGGGCGTCGGCGTACGCGGACTGATCAACATCCAGTTCGCTCTCTCCGGCGACATCCTGTACGTCCTGGAAGCCAACCCGCGCGCCTCGCGCACCGTCCCCTTCACCTCGAAGGCGACCGCGGTACCGCTCGCGAAGGCCGCCGCCCGCATCTCGCTGGGCGCGACCGTGGCCGAGCTGCGCGAGGAGGGGCTGCTCCCGAAGACCGGCGACGGCGGCACCCTGCCGCTGGACGCGCCGATCTCCGTCAAGGAGGCCGTCCTGCCGTGGTCGCGCTTCCGCGACATCCACGGCCGGGGCGTCGACACGGTCCTCGGCCCGGAGATGCGCTCTACCGGCGAGGTCATGGGCATCGACTCGGTCTTCGGCACGGCGTACGCCAAGTCGCAGGCCGGCGCGTACGGCCCGCTGCCCACCGAGGGCCGCGCGTTCATCTCCGTCGCCAACCGCGACAAGCGCTCGATGATCTTCCCGGCCCGCGAGCTGGTCGCGCACGGCTTCGAGCTGTTCGCCACCTCCGGCACCGCCGAGGTCCTCAGGCGCAACGGCATCCACGCCACGGTCGTGCGCAAGCAGTCCGAGGGCGAGGGCCCCAACGGCGAGAGGACCATCGTCCAGCTGATCCACGACGGCGAGGTCGACCTGATCGTCAACACGCCGTACGGCACGGGCGGCCGGCTCGACGGCTACGAGATCCGCACCGCGGCCGTCGCCCGGTCCGTGCCCTGCCTGACCACGGTCCAGGCGCTCGCCGCCGCGGTCCAGGGCATCGACGCGCTCAACCACGGTGACGTGGGCGTACGTTCCCTCCAGGAACACGCGGAACATCTGACCGCGGCCCGCGACTAG
- the carA gene encoding glutamine-hydrolyzing carbamoyl-phosphate synthase small subunit has product MTISHPGNASKRTAASPAVLVLEDGRSFRGRAYGAVGETFGEAVFSTGMTGYQETLTDPSYHRQVVVMTAPHVGNTGVNDEDPESQRIWVSGYVVRDPARVPSNWRSRRSLDEELERQGVVGISGIDTRALTRHLRERGAMRVGIFSGNAIADEGVLLAKVRQAPEMSGADLSAEVATKEAYVVPAIGTKKFTVAAIDLGIKGMTPHRMAERGIEVHVLPATATLEEVYAVKPDGVFFSNGPGDPSTAEHPVAVMRGVLERRTPLFGICFGNQILGRALGFGTYKLKYGHRGINQPVQDRTTGKVEVTAHNHGFAVDAPLDKVSDTEFGRAEVSHVCLNDQVVEGLQLLDRPAFSVQYHPEAAAGPHDAAYLFDRFVSLMEGQRA; this is encoded by the coding sequence ATGACGATCTCCCACCCGGGGAACGCCTCGAAGAGGACAGCGGCGTCTCCCGCCGTACTCGTCCTGGAGGACGGCCGCTCCTTCCGCGGCCGCGCCTACGGCGCCGTCGGGGAGACCTTCGGCGAGGCGGTGTTCTCCACCGGCATGACCGGCTACCAGGAGACGCTGACCGACCCCTCGTACCACCGCCAGGTCGTCGTGATGACCGCCCCGCACGTCGGCAACACCGGTGTGAACGACGAGGACCCCGAGTCGCAGCGGATCTGGGTCTCCGGATACGTCGTACGCGACCCCGCCCGGGTGCCCTCCAACTGGCGCTCGCGCCGCTCGCTCGACGAGGAGCTGGAGCGCCAGGGCGTCGTCGGCATCAGCGGCATCGACACCCGCGCGCTCACCCGCCACCTGCGCGAGCGCGGCGCCATGCGCGTCGGCATCTTCTCCGGGAACGCCATCGCCGACGAGGGCGTGCTCCTCGCCAAGGTGCGCCAGGCCCCCGAGATGAGCGGCGCCGACCTCTCCGCCGAGGTCGCGACCAAGGAGGCGTACGTCGTCCCCGCGATCGGCACCAAGAAGTTCACCGTCGCCGCGATCGACCTCGGCATCAAGGGCATGACCCCGCACCGGATGGCCGAGCGCGGCATCGAGGTGCACGTCCTGCCCGCCACGGCCACCCTGGAGGAGGTGTACGCGGTCAAGCCCGACGGCGTCTTCTTCTCCAACGGCCCCGGCGACCCGTCCACCGCCGAGCACCCCGTCGCCGTCATGCGCGGTGTCCTGGAGCGGCGGACCCCGCTCTTCGGCATCTGCTTCGGCAACCAGATCCTGGGCCGCGCCCTCGGCTTCGGCACCTACAAGCTGAAGTACGGCCACCGCGGCATCAACCAGCCCGTGCAGGACCGCACGACCGGCAAGGTCGAGGTCACCGCGCACAACCACGGCTTCGCCGTCGACGCCCCGCTCGACAAGGTGTCCGACACCGAGTTCGGCCGCGCCGAGGTCTCCCACGTCTGCCTGAACGACCAGGTCGTCGAGGGGCTCCAGCTCCTGGACCGGCCGGCCTTCAGCGTCCAGTACCACCCCGAAGCCGCCGCGGGCCCGCACGACGCCGCGTACCTCTTCGACCGTTTCGTTTCCCTGATGGAGGGCCAGCGTGCCTAA